A genomic window from Pirellulaceae bacterium includes:
- a CDS encoding PPC domain-containing protein, with protein sequence MQMYKQISDRLAPIVSAFLLLGAVGNASDLPSSSYIFPAGGQRGTNVSVRIGAHYLHGGSPLRVVGSGVTASPAIEQIEKIWFEGPMVVKPLSKRAEDYPKDHAAEFFIDSNAPLGNAYWQLWTSQGATQGRRFVVGDLPEIIEEEIDGAPVPIQVKLPITINGRIFPREDVDVWRFAVVAGQCITCEVNAARLGSELDARLEVLDPDGNRIAENDDFLGPDPRVRFVAPVDGVYGLRIHDISFRGFQNYVYRLTVTSGPVVDHVFPLGGKLGAKTEFRLFGVGVDGPSCWLDLNGSPETQLQKFALPEGRSNSIPIAVGNFREIVEATSAKKQPIVVSESVVVNGWIDAAGEIDSWPLKGVAGSRILIRLDAASLGSKLDAVVRATSMNGETLIEFGSTPANFVEPRGEVQMPEEGQCMIQVRHVDSQASGTDFAYRMTVLPQPAPDFSLKLPTDALTLFRGDTAKLKVAVARVGGFQDAVQLEVEGLPDGVSLEESTIAKDKSEGELSLKAAMDARIDGKAIRIFGRPVRETSGGKGQLGQGDLAAADDGSMVRLAMLPQLPGDPSRDSVFLAVSIQTPFKIFGDQYRSDYAACGTVHYRPYRLERNGFEGPVTISLTDRQARHLQGVKGDALIVPPGETVFRYPIHIPMRLERNRIGRVVVMGVGEVIDEEGQVHKVSYSSSNVNDQIIILSSPSPTAVQVSPSYIHALSGHETVLNVSVKRGQLAAKPVTVELLVPRHFQGISARPITIDANRDTGSLKVRISSPRGPFNMPVTIRATTIDERGNPVVAECAVEVVASK encoded by the coding sequence ATGCAAATGTACAAGCAAATCAGCGACCGACTCGCTCCGATAGTATCGGCGTTTCTGCTGCTTGGCGCTGTTGGTAACGCTTCAGACCTCCCGTCCTCTTCCTACATCTTTCCTGCGGGAGGCCAGCGAGGAACTAACGTTTCTGTCCGAATCGGAGCCCATTACTTGCACGGCGGGAGTCCATTGCGAGTCGTGGGAAGTGGGGTCACCGCGAGTCCAGCGATTGAGCAAATTGAAAAAATCTGGTTTGAAGGTCCGATGGTCGTCAAGCCCTTGTCCAAACGGGCGGAGGATTATCCCAAAGACCATGCGGCTGAATTTTTTATTGATTCGAATGCGCCGTTGGGAAACGCCTATTGGCAATTGTGGACCTCGCAGGGCGCTACCCAAGGGCGTCGCTTTGTGGTCGGCGATCTGCCGGAGATCATTGAAGAGGAGATCGATGGGGCGCCCGTTCCTATTCAGGTTAAATTACCAATTACCATCAATGGACGGATTTTTCCCAGAGAAGATGTCGACGTCTGGCGATTCGCTGTGGTGGCTGGGCAATGCATCACCTGTGAGGTTAACGCAGCTCGATTGGGCTCCGAACTTGACGCTCGCCTGGAAGTCTTGGATCCCGATGGCAATCGCATCGCGGAAAACGATGATTTTCTGGGCCCCGATCCACGCGTGCGGTTTGTTGCTCCAGTCGACGGAGTCTACGGCCTGCGAATTCACGACATCTCGTTTCGCGGGTTCCAGAACTATGTCTATCGGCTCACGGTTACAAGCGGTCCTGTTGTGGATCATGTATTTCCCTTGGGTGGAAAACTCGGAGCGAAGACCGAATTTCGACTTTTTGGTGTGGGAGTAGATGGCCCGTCGTGCTGGCTCGATTTGAACGGCTCGCCTGAAACTCAGCTTCAGAAATTTGCTCTGCCTGAGGGGCGTTCGAATTCGATCCCGATTGCCGTGGGGAATTTCCGCGAAATTGTCGAGGCGACGTCAGCCAAGAAACAGCCGATTGTCGTCAGTGAGTCGGTTGTCGTGAATGGCTGGATCGACGCTGCTGGTGAGATTGACAGCTGGCCACTCAAAGGAGTCGCCGGTTCAAGGATCCTGATTCGCCTGGATGCGGCATCCTTAGGTTCGAAGTTGGACGCCGTCGTTCGCGCCACTTCGATGAACGGCGAAACCCTGATCGAATTCGGGAGTACCCCTGCCAATTTTGTCGAACCGCGCGGCGAGGTTCAAATGCCAGAAGAGGGGCAGTGCATGATTCAGGTGCGTCACGTCGACAGCCAAGCGAGCGGTACCGATTTCGCTTATCGAATGACGGTTCTTCCCCAACCTGCACCTGATTTTTCGCTTAAACTTCCAACCGACGCTTTAACCTTGTTTCGTGGTGATACGGCAAAACTGAAGGTGGCGGTCGCTCGAGTTGGTGGCTTTCAGGACGCGGTGCAATTAGAGGTCGAGGGATTGCCTGATGGAGTATCACTGGAGGAATCGACTATCGCCAAAGACAAGAGCGAGGGCGAATTAAGCCTGAAGGCTGCAATGGACGCTCGAATCGATGGAAAAGCAATTCGAATTTTTGGTCGCCCAGTCAGAGAAACGTCAGGGGGAAAAGGTCAGCTCGGACAAGGTGATCTGGCAGCGGCCGACGACGGTTCCATGGTAAGACTTGCTATGCTTCCGCAGTTGCCGGGAGATCCATCGCGAGATTCCGTTTTTCTCGCCGTCTCAATCCAAACGCCGTTTAAGATTTTTGGTGATCAATACCGCAGCGACTATGCTGCATGCGGTACGGTTCATTATCGACCGTACCGACTTGAACGAAATGGCTTTGAGGGGCCGGTGACAATCTCCTTGACCGATCGTCAGGCTCGCCACCTGCAGGGAGTAAAAGGTGACGCGTTAATTGTACCCCCAGGCGAAACCGTTTTCCGGTATCCGATTCACATACCAATGCGATTAGAAAGGAATCGCATTGGGCGGGTGGTTGTGATGGGGGTCGGCGAGGTCATCGACGAAGAAGGCCAAGTGCACAAGGTCAGTTACAGTTCCAGCAATGTCAATGATCAGATTATTATTCTCTCGTCGCCCTCTCCAACCGCGGTGCAAGTCTCCCCTTCATACATCCACGCCTTGTCGGGCCATGAGACCGTGCTGAACGTGTCTGTGAAGCGCGGGCAACTTGCAGCGAAGCCGGTGACCGTGGAACTCCTCGTGCCCCGACACTTTCAAGGGATTTCAGCCCGCCCGATCACGATTGACGCTAATCGTGATACGGGATCGCTCAAGGTGCGTATTTCTTCACCGAGAGGGCCCTTCAATATGCCCGTCACCATTCGTGCAACAACGATCGATGAGCGAGGGAATCCCGTGGTAGCCGAATGTGCTGTTGAAGTGGTCGCAAGCAAATGA
- a CDS encoding PQQ-binding-like beta-propeller repeat protein — MKGWRFNSAEKSLNAKNASQLIEKWRFPPKNAGGIVGAIHGTPSVVNGYVYFGTATYPAFYKLKPNGSLEWVYHLKTASSSSSLPKGGRNTIDAENGILTSPLVTDTTVFFGNSAGVFYALDRKTGKERWKVDTRKPGFPNHHKINIFNASAILADGKVIVGGGGYEHPYPLDPNYPCCTGRGFVVAFDPDTGDVVWKYEVGEQPEKFPEPIAIVDSKGKHIYQYGPSTSSVWSTPSYDQATETIFFGTDVHNSPRRPTKDNPRLYTKYSAAVIAVDAKTGKEKWVTQINKGDIYNSAMSGYDPETGRYKDCSIGDTPKIYSIKSQGKNVKVVGVGCKNGGFYTLRASDGKRLANTPVFQGKPKYPLDPKPDPRMIALPSPIGGIQTGCATDGQMVVTNGIDWLMMNTNRPDSPEGGRVVSLTADLAEENWRHNRPKIRSFFYKGGDPVGSGVALGGGVACFTTTISKSLVFLNAGTGKVLKQISIGTVWSGPSISRGRVYVGTGSILFLGTELKGTLYSFGLPGDDEISQMGSGNE, encoded by the coding sequence GTGAAGGGATGGCGTTTCAATTCCGCAGAGAAGTCGTTGAATGCTAAAAACGCGTCACAACTCATTGAGAAATGGCGTTTTCCTCCCAAAAATGCCGGGGGGATCGTGGGTGCCATTCACGGGACTCCCAGCGTGGTGAACGGATATGTCTATTTTGGCACAGCAACCTATCCAGCATTTTATAAATTGAAACCAAATGGTTCGCTTGAATGGGTCTACCACCTGAAAACCGCATCCAGCTCTAGTTCATTGCCCAAGGGCGGACGAAATACGATTGATGCAGAGAATGGGATTCTTACCTCCCCGTTGGTGACCGACACAACTGTCTTTTTCGGCAATTCGGCGGGTGTCTTTTATGCCCTCGATCGAAAGACAGGCAAAGAGCGTTGGAAAGTCGACACACGCAAACCGGGCTTCCCCAATCATCACAAGATCAACATCTTCAATGCGTCAGCCATCCTCGCGGATGGAAAAGTGATTGTCGGAGGGGGGGGATATGAGCACCCGTATCCGCTTGACCCCAACTACCCGTGCTGCACCGGGCGCGGCTTTGTTGTGGCTTTTGATCCTGATACGGGCGACGTCGTTTGGAAATATGAGGTAGGCGAACAGCCCGAGAAATTCCCAGAACCGATTGCGATTGTGGATTCGAAGGGAAAGCACATTTATCAGTACGGTCCCTCGACCAGTTCTGTCTGGTCCACCCCATCTTACGACCAAGCAACCGAAACCATTTTCTTTGGAACGGACGTCCATAATTCACCGCGGCGGCCGACCAAGGACAATCCGCGCTTGTATACCAAGTATTCCGCAGCGGTAATCGCAGTCGACGCAAAGACAGGCAAAGAAAAATGGGTAACCCAAATCAACAAAGGCGATATCTACAACTCCGCCATGTCCGGCTACGATCCGGAAACGGGCCGTTACAAAGATTGTTCGATCGGTGACACCCCCAAAATCTATTCGATTAAGTCGCAAGGAAAAAACGTCAAGGTTGTTGGGGTGGGTTGCAAAAATGGCGGCTTTTACACTTTGCGAGCAAGCGACGGCAAACGACTCGCAAACACGCCAGTGTTTCAAGGTAAGCCGAAGTATCCACTTGATCCAAAACCTGATCCACGCATGATTGCCTTGCCAAGCCCAATCGGTGGCATCCAAACGGGCTGCGCTACCGACGGCCAAATGGTGGTAACCAATGGTATCGACTGGCTAATGATGAATACCAATCGGCCCGATTCGCCTGAGGGAGGCCGTGTCGTGAGCCTCACAGCGGATCTTGCCGAGGAAAACTGGCGTCACAATCGCCCTAAAATCCGTTCATTCTTTTACAAGGGCGGTGACCCCGTCGGATCAGGAGTCGCTCTCGGTGGGGGAGTTGCTTGCTTCACGACGACGATCTCGAAATCGCTCGTGTTCCTCAACGCAGGAACGGGAAAGGTGCTCAAACAAATCTCCATCGGAACGGTGTGGAGCGGCCCCTCCATATCGCGTGGGCGAGTCTACGTCGGCACCGGCAGCATTCTTTTTCTCGGCACCGAATTAAAAGGCACACTTTACAGCTTTGGCTTACCGGGGGATGATGAGATTTCACAAATGGGCAGTGGCAACGAATGA
- a CDS encoding lactonase family protein — MTFHDLTRRTFLQVSAASVATALFANALFAQDQTKDRPLLAYVGTFSSPLGDVLPTQVDLPPGNGRGIHLFEVNRKTGAMKAVGTFDLGTSPSSLVVNAAGTRLYSANETDRVGKGKEGTVSAFAINPANGQLRQLNTVPSGGAGPTYVSIHPSGRYLLVANYFGGSVAVLPIRSDGRLGDATDVKTDAGEIGPTRATHAPQGSFAFSGHDRTHAHMIESDPAGRFVLHVDLGLDRIFVWKFDDKQGTLVPNDPSSVSLPPGDGPRHFYFHPNRRWFYSIQEEGSTVVLFDYDAAKGKLTPRQTISTLPPEFVGSNFCSEILVSADGRFVYVGNRLHDSIGIFSIGENGELSYVGEEWTRGDYPRSFNFDPTGRFLYSCNQRADNVAVFRVNRETGKLRFTGQYGAVGNPSCIVFLDLAKLGTAR, encoded by the coding sequence ATGACTTTTCATGACCTTACCCGGCGGACCTTTCTTCAGGTCTCCGCCGCCTCGGTAGCGACGGCTTTATTTGCCAATGCGCTTTTTGCACAGGATCAGACCAAAGATCGACCGCTGTTGGCCTATGTGGGGACCTTTAGTTCACCGTTGGGAGATGTCTTGCCCACCCAGGTGGATTTGCCGCCTGGAAATGGACGCGGAATTCATCTTTTTGAGGTGAATCGAAAGACGGGCGCTATGAAAGCCGTGGGTACTTTTGATTTAGGGACGAGCCCGAGTAGTCTGGTTGTGAATGCGGCTGGCACCCGTTTGTATTCGGCGAACGAGACAGACCGGGTGGGCAAGGGCAAGGAAGGAACCGTCAGCGCTTTTGCAATCAATCCTGCCAATGGACAGTTGAGGCAGCTTAATACGGTGCCTTCGGGCGGAGCTGGCCCAACTTATGTGAGTATTCATCCATCGGGCCGGTACTTATTGGTTGCCAATTATTTTGGCGGTTCTGTTGCGGTGTTGCCAATTCGTTCTGATGGTCGATTGGGTGATGCGACGGATGTCAAAACCGATGCCGGGGAAATCGGTCCTACCCGCGCTACCCACGCCCCTCAGGGAAGCTTTGCGTTTAGTGGACATGATCGGACTCACGCCCATATGATCGAATCTGATCCGGCTGGGCGTTTCGTTCTGCACGTTGACTTGGGGCTGGATCGCATCTTTGTCTGGAAGTTTGATGACAAACAGGGAACGCTAGTCCCGAATGATCCATCGTCCGTTTCGTTGCCACCGGGGGATGGGCCGAGACATTTTTATTTCCATCCGAACCGCCGCTGGTTTTATTCGATTCAAGAGGAAGGGTCGACCGTGGTCTTGTTTGACTATGATGCCGCGAAGGGGAAACTGACGCCACGGCAGACAATTTCGACTCTTCCACCCGAATTTGTTGGAAGCAATTTTTGCTCTGAAATCCTCGTGTCAGCAGATGGACGTTTCGTCTATGTCGGGAATCGACTTCACGACAGTATTGGTATTTTTTCCATTGGAGAGAATGGCGAATTGAGTTATGTCGGAGAAGAGTGGACCCGAGGGGATTATCCTCGTAGCTTCAATTTTGACCCGACAGGAAGGTTTCTCTACAGTTGCAACCAGCGGGCCGATAACGTTGCTGTATTTCGGGTGAACCGTGAAACGGGAAAGCTAAGGTTCACTGGCCAATATGGCGCTGTGGGCAATCCATCTTGCATTGTTTTTCTGGATCTGGCCAAGTTGGGAACAGCTCGCTAG
- a CDS encoding DUF1592 domain-containing protein — protein MAIRKTGQRTIAAICSLLVCLTASSLLGADSPFVATMTPFLRDYCFDCHSDSHAEANVNLKKLVSSNRFLTQFRTWERVVELVENRQMPPAVISQPNDSQRRLVLKAIRSKLEEVAEQKAGDPGPVAIRRLTSAEYAYVMTDLTGMELNLNSVLSGDAVGGEGFSNVGDVQFVQDSTLERYLEAAKLVAGRAVIGAGPLGFFDAPGKTGLELSAITRIQAIYRQYGFRSAAGEGGEPFGLELYPRAFFVAWQFQHRNQLGNAQQTLHDLAQQEDVSARFVDHIWQLLNRSDVAFPLSEISAAYRSLPVPNHFSDAAAKIEIRNQARRDCQKMAELLRSWQTRLASRVSDNEDALLLSVDSIQLDSEALFDIRLMWQEDAERASVQFITRPATEQPIENSLIVWSSPTVQFRDQQGEMMPAVPLNSLLPNGDETKALFGSERVANQQPIGNQEARVNLAEHDLLMTGNSDLEIELVIPPGAVSANLSVKAMLKTEISPQAVVRCTVRDGSALGVTAADQGQLSAILGRSEGAGFTMWKAGLREFATTLPDISHREPAPSDRDPIPAPYENDYNHPERNDFHYSIKYHRDDQFLVDKMLDDAIKERLDQAWCDLLLSFDYHDRYFAFLIRKNGLGENLDSVDEKKIGEITPEWISKLPVASRSIARRLVDSYQEASRVTQDASPSHVDQAVLFAQLAWRRQLDETDRKLLHEFYREMRQSEMMSHSEAVRSLLVRILMAPEFLYRIERASADPDLITLDAWELASRLSFFLWSSSPDEELRRLAKQDRLDQQELTRQVRRMLGDPKARRFATEFFGQWFGFYRFDDFRGIDLKRFPEFDERLKRSLYEEAVAFFEYLVREERPCDEILFADYAHWNQSLALHYGAASKRTSQLGDELERISDLGMLRRGGLLGLGAIHATTSAPLRTSAVKRGDWILRRVLGTPVPPPPDDVGSIPADDVLGDGRTVRERLEMHRQEASCMSCHARIDPLGFALENFDPIGRWRDQYRDGQPIDEVGRMGDGSRIDGLIGLKSYLRSELPKFHRTLASKLVGYGLGRAEILSDRRLIQRLMEDLAAEATVADLATRIVTSKQFRTKRAAVVPVAVGAKHGISK, from the coding sequence GTGGCGATTCGAAAAACCGGGCAAAGAACGATCGCAGCGATTTGTTCACTCCTTGTTTGCTTGACGGCCTCCTCGTTGTTGGGAGCAGACAGTCCGTTTGTCGCTACCATGACGCCCTTCTTGCGTGACTACTGTTTTGATTGTCATTCGGATTCGCATGCGGAAGCAAACGTCAATCTCAAGAAACTTGTGTCTTCGAATCGGTTTCTGACGCAATTTCGCACTTGGGAAAGGGTGGTTGAACTTGTCGAAAATCGACAAATGCCGCCCGCAGTGATATCTCAACCAAACGACTCCCAGCGGCGCCTTGTCCTGAAGGCTATCCGTTCAAAACTCGAGGAGGTTGCCGAGCAAAAGGCAGGTGATCCCGGGCCTGTTGCGATCCGAAGGCTAACCAGTGCCGAGTACGCCTATGTGATGACTGATCTGACTGGAATGGAGCTGAATTTAAACTCTGTCTTGAGCGGTGATGCGGTCGGTGGCGAAGGGTTTTCGAATGTTGGTGATGTCCAGTTTGTACAAGATTCAACACTGGAACGCTATCTGGAAGCAGCCAAGTTGGTCGCAGGGCGAGCGGTGATTGGCGCCGGTCCATTGGGCTTCTTTGATGCGCCGGGTAAGACGGGGCTTGAGTTATCAGCGATCACTCGTATTCAGGCCATTTATCGTCAATACGGATTCCGCTCAGCGGCAGGAGAAGGGGGCGAACCGTTTGGGCTTGAACTCTATCCGCGTGCCTTTTTTGTCGCCTGGCAGTTTCAGCATCGAAATCAGCTTGGAAATGCTCAACAGACACTGCATGATTTGGCTCAACAAGAGGACGTGAGTGCTCGTTTTGTGGATCACATCTGGCAACTGCTCAATCGGTCGGATGTGGCGTTTCCCCTCTCGGAGATTAGTGCCGCTTATCGTTCGTTGCCAGTTCCAAATCACTTTTCTGATGCGGCCGCCAAAATCGAAATTCGAAATCAAGCTCGACGTGATTGCCAGAAAATGGCCGAGCTTTTGAGAAGCTGGCAAACAAGATTGGCGAGCAGGGTGTCGGATAACGAAGATGCCCTCTTGTTGAGTGTTGATTCCATTCAGCTCGATTCCGAAGCCCTTTTTGACATTCGTCTGATGTGGCAGGAAGATGCAGAGCGAGCGTCCGTCCAGTTTATTACGCGGCCAGCGACCGAGCAGCCAATTGAAAATAGTTTAATTGTATGGAGTTCGCCTACCGTCCAATTTCGTGATCAGCAAGGTGAAATGATGCCGGCGGTGCCGTTGAATTCCTTGTTGCCAAATGGGGATGAAACAAAAGCCTTGTTCGGCAGCGAACGTGTTGCCAATCAGCAGCCGATTGGCAACCAAGAGGCGCGAGTCAATCTGGCAGAACATGATTTGTTAATGACCGGAAATTCAGATCTTGAGATCGAATTGGTGATTCCGCCAGGGGCTGTCAGCGCAAATTTGTCTGTGAAGGCGATGTTGAAAACCGAGATATCCCCGCAGGCGGTCGTGCGTTGCACTGTTCGAGATGGCTCAGCGCTGGGAGTGACTGCGGCGGATCAAGGACAGCTGTCGGCAATTTTGGGTCGTTCTGAGGGAGCAGGCTTTACGATGTGGAAGGCCGGCCTTCGTGAATTTGCGACGACACTTCCCGACATCTCGCACCGAGAACCCGCTCCCTCCGATCGTGACCCCATTCCGGCACCCTACGAGAACGATTACAACCACCCTGAACGCAATGATTTTCATTACTCGATTAAATATCATCGTGATGATCAATTTCTTGTCGATAAGATGCTTGATGACGCAATTAAAGAGCGGTTGGATCAGGCTTGGTGCGATCTGTTGTTGTCCTTCGATTACCATGACCGATATTTCGCTTTTCTCATTCGGAAAAATGGGTTAGGAGAAAACCTGGATTCCGTCGACGAAAAGAAGATCGGTGAGATCACACCCGAATGGATTTCGAAGCTCCCCGTAGCGTCACGCTCCATTGCGCGGCGACTGGTCGATAGTTATCAGGAAGCATCTCGTGTGACGCAAGATGCTTCTCCAAGCCATGTTGATCAGGCCGTCTTGTTTGCGCAGTTAGCTTGGCGACGACAATTGGATGAAACCGACAGGAAGTTGCTGCATGAATTTTATCGCGAAATGCGACAGTCTGAGATGATGAGCCATTCAGAAGCCGTACGTTCCCTGCTCGTGCGGATTTTAATGGCACCCGAATTCTTGTATCGAATTGAACGCGCTTCGGCCGATCCTGATTTGATTACGCTCGACGCGTGGGAATTGGCGAGCCGGCTTAGTTTCTTCCTTTGGTCCTCGTCACCGGATGAAGAATTGCGGCGTCTGGCGAAACAAGATCGGTTGGATCAACAGGAATTGACGCGGCAGGTGAGACGTATGTTGGGTGATCCGAAAGCAAGGCGTTTTGCGACTGAGTTTTTTGGCCAATGGTTTGGCTTTTATCGATTCGATGATTTTAGAGGCATCGATCTCAAACGGTTTCCGGAATTTGATGAACGGCTGAAGAGATCGTTGTACGAAGAAGCCGTCGCGTTTTTCGAGTATTTGGTGCGGGAAGAACGTCCATGTGATGAGATTCTATTTGCGGATTACGCTCATTGGAATCAGTCTTTGGCTCTGCATTATGGGGCAGCCTCGAAACGAACGAGTCAACTTGGCGACGAGCTAGAGCGAATTTCTGATCTGGGAATGCTTCGTCGGGGAGGACTGTTAGGGCTTGGCGCGATTCATGCCACGACCTCCGCTCCGTTGCGAACGAGCGCTGTCAAGCGGGGAGACTGGATTCTGAGGCGAGTGCTAGGTACCCCGGTGCCGCCACCACCTGATGATGTGGGGTCCATTCCTGCTGATGATGTGTTGGGCGATGGGCGAACAGTTCGTGAGCGATTAGAAATGCATCGGCAAGAGGCATCGTGTATGAGTTGTCACGCGCGAATTGATCCACTTGGGTTCGCGTTGGAAAACTTTGATCCCATCGGCCGATGGCGCGATCAATATCGGGACGGACAACCAATTGATGAGGTGGGACGAATGGGCGATGGAAGCAGAATTGACGGTTTGATTGGTCTGAAGAGCTATTTGCGGTCAGAGTTGCCAAAGTTTCATCGAACACTTGCTTCAAAATTGGTAGGCTATGGCTTGGGGCGAGCCGAAATTCTTTCCGATCGGCGATTGATTCAGCGGCTCATGGAGGATCTTGCGGCCGAAGCAACCGTGGCCGATTTGGCGACGCGCATTGTGACCAGCAAGCAGTTTCGTACGAAACGTGCTGCGGTAGTGCCAGTAGCGGTGGGAGCAAAGCATGGGATTAGTAAATAG
- a CDS encoding methyltransferase, with translation MLEAHDRTNIPNPDDRLVYDAIASKHAFPCLAISVELGLYEELNQQPLPISTISERLRISPRATEAIVAVVAAMGFLRADEDDCFTLTDVSRTYLLPTSPFYRNDLTNSQLPATNQLRAALSSQEEPPQPFAVNLQELPTDWQQSFMQTMHAMTLPAATAVAQHPIFKQSRNLLDVAGGTGSLSMAIAKYHAQIQCEILELEPICQIAREHIAAAELSARIKATPFNMFNDQWPTGADTILFGNIFHDWDLDSCRLLARRSFDSLKPGGAICLHEMLLNSQKDGPLTVALFSIAMLLHEKGKQFTANELVDLLTITGFTDVQVTPSFGYYSLITATKP, from the coding sequence ATGCTTGAGGCTCACGACCGAACGAACATCCCTAACCCCGATGATCGGCTCGTTTATGACGCCATCGCATCGAAACACGCGTTTCCTTGCCTGGCGATCTCCGTCGAGCTTGGACTCTACGAGGAACTGAATCAACAGCCCCTGCCTATCTCGACCATTTCCGAACGCTTGAGAATTTCTCCTCGAGCCACTGAGGCAATCGTCGCAGTGGTAGCCGCCATGGGATTTCTACGCGCTGACGAAGATGACTGCTTCACGCTTACCGATGTTTCTCGCACCTATCTTTTGCCAACGAGCCCTTTTTACCGCAACGATCTCACTAACTCGCAGCTACCGGCCACCAACCAATTACGTGCGGCTTTAAGCTCCCAAGAAGAACCACCTCAACCGTTCGCAGTTAACCTCCAAGAACTCCCGACCGACTGGCAGCAATCGTTCATGCAAACAATGCATGCAATGACACTTCCCGCTGCGACTGCGGTTGCCCAACATCCGATTTTTAAACAAAGTCGAAATTTACTTGATGTGGCGGGAGGCACTGGCTCACTATCCATGGCCATTGCCAAATACCATGCTCAGATCCAATGTGAGATCCTCGAACTTGAACCCATTTGTCAGATAGCGAGAGAGCACATTGCAGCTGCTGAGCTTTCTGCTCGCATTAAAGCCACACCATTCAATATGTTTAATGACCAATGGCCCACGGGTGCTGACACCATTCTGTTCGGCAACATCTTCCACGACTGGGACTTGGATTCGTGTCGGCTGCTTGCTCGTCGTTCCTTCGACTCATTGAAACCAGGCGGGGCGATTTGCTTACACGAAATGCTGCTCAATTCGCAAAAAGATGGGCCACTGACTGTCGCCCTATTTTCCATCGCCATGCTTTTGCACGAGAAGGGGAAACAGTTTACCGCCAACGAACTCGTGGACCTGTTAACGATTACTGGCTTCACCGACGTCCAAGTCACACCATCCTTCGGCTACTATTCTTTGATAACAGCAACTAAACCGTAG
- a CDS encoding DUF1552 domain-containing protein, producing MGLVNSQHSGKPCRRAFLRSAGLTLALPWFESLPVRGEESGKRAPSEAAYQPPVRFACVFFSNGVEPAHWWAKGQGAEMQLGPGLQSLQPHTEELIFLRGLFNEQARNHKSAHLGRIPNLLSGGWVSTEQNDIRCGRTMDQVMADEIGRQTPVKSLVLGVEPTELRLEDGLSMLYGSSISWTSETKPTTKEIYPARVFDLLVGDVEGRRTDRSVLDHVLADAKALNNELTSTDRHKFGEFLESIRDIEMRLGRAQQDRRLEGWRPSLAEPNMKRPADTLPQDVPTHMKLMLDLIVLAFQMDKTRIATCMLNNDLSQMNFGFLDGVEGSLHLDLTHNGQDPKKEAMYLKTNQFHVQQFAYLLERLQGVEEGGRSMLDNSLLLCCSNLFDGDKHEADQMPMLLAGKGGGSLKTGRVLDFLESGDEHRRACSLYLSLMKKMGVRREQFGDARKPLAEI from the coding sequence ATGGGATTAGTAAATAGCCAACATTCAGGGAAGCCTTGCCGCCGCGCCTTCTTGCGAAGCGCTGGCCTGACGCTGGCCTTGCCCTGGTTTGAATCACTCCCGGTGCGGGGCGAAGAATCAGGCAAACGTGCTCCCTCGGAAGCAGCTTATCAGCCTCCCGTTCGATTCGCCTGTGTCTTTTTTTCTAACGGAGTGGAGCCGGCTCATTGGTGGGCGAAAGGTCAGGGTGCTGAAATGCAGCTTGGGCCCGGTCTACAATCGCTGCAACCGCACACCGAGGAGCTGATTTTTTTACGCGGCCTGTTCAACGAACAGGCGAGGAATCATAAGAGCGCCCATCTAGGTCGTATTCCCAATCTGCTCTCAGGCGGATGGGTCAGTACCGAACAAAACGATATTCGTTGTGGTCGCACAATGGACCAGGTAATGGCGGACGAAATCGGACGCCAGACACCCGTAAAGAGCCTCGTGTTGGGTGTTGAACCCACGGAATTGCGGCTTGAGGACGGTTTGTCAATGCTTTATGGATCGTCGATCTCATGGACGTCGGAAACCAAACCGACGACAAAGGAAATCTATCCAGCTCGCGTGTTTGATTTGCTCGTCGGTGATGTGGAAGGAAGACGAACGGACAGAAGCGTGCTTGACCACGTCTTGGCAGATGCAAAGGCGCTAAATAACGAGCTGACTTCTACAGATCGACATAAATTTGGGGAATTTCTCGAATCGATTCGTGATATCGAAATGCGTCTCGGACGCGCTCAGCAGGATCGGCGACTGGAAGGCTGGCGACCCTCTTTGGCGGAACCGAATATGAAGCGGCCAGCCGATACGCTCCCGCAGGATGTACCCACTCATATGAAGCTGATGCTCGATTTAATCGTGCTCGCCTTTCAGATGGATAAGACGCGGATCGCAACGTGCATGCTGAACAACGATCTGTCGCAAATGAATTTTGGCTTTTTGGACGGAGTGGAAGGAAGCTTGCATTTGGATCTGACTCATAATGGTCAGGATCCAAAAAAGGAAGCGATGTACTTAAAAACCAACCAATTTCATGTCCAGCAATTTGCTTATTTATTGGAGCGTCTTCAAGGGGTGGAGGAAGGTGGAAGATCGATGTTAGATAATAGCCTCTTATTATGTTGCTCCAACTTGTTTGATGGCGACAAGCATGAAGCAGACCAAATGCCAATGTTGCTTGCTGGTAAGGGCGGGGGCAGTTTGAAAACAGGACGCGTGTTGGACTTTCTGGAGTCCGGTGATGAACATCGTCGCGCTTGCAGTCTCTATCTTTCGTTGATGAAAAAAATGGGAGTCCGTCGTGAACAGTTTGGGGATGCCCGAAAACCATTAGCTGAGATTTAG